Part of the Anopheles coluzzii chromosome 3, AcolN3, whole genome shotgun sequence genome is shown below.
CTGGCAGCAGCCGCGAGAGTGAGCGTCCCTCTCCACCGACACTTACGATGTagattttgaaacaattttcatCCTGCAGTGCAGCTTCCGCCTTGCGCTGATATGCCAGCTCGGCCGCGATCCGCCGGTTAGCTGTCCGGCACAGGCCACCGGCACCACCCCGTCTTTGCTCCGCCTGGAACAATTCTACACACTCCAGTGCTCCCCGTTCCGTGACGCAGTGTTGTAACTGTCGTACCGCGTTTTGTACAACCTAGCAATTGAAACAATACATTTAGCTGCCGTCGTAAACTGTGTGGTGCTCGTGAGCATCATTTAAGCTCCACTTACCCGATCGAGTGTAAATGCAATATAGGCGTGAATGCCAAACATCTCCCGCAGTGTGTCTTCGTAGCTGCTCGATTCCATATTCCCATCGAGCAGATTTTTCAACATATCCAGGAAAATGTTGTAGTACTCCTCGATACGGATTTCACTCTTCGGCTTTAACCGTAACGCGGTGGCGGTACTGTTGTTCCGGGTGCTCTCGTATGCACGCTCCTCTGCCGCGATTATCTGAGCGCGCTCGTAGATCGAACGCAAACGTTCGCACAGTATCGCGTGCAACCGCAGGAACAGGTACCAGCTGTTGTTAGTGAAGAATAGCGTATATGCTTCTTCCTGTGAatgaaacgagaaaaaaacaaacatacaaactaGTACATTGGtacgcgcaaaaaaaaaagcaatgctTCTCGCCTCTACGTACGATATGTTTGCTGACGGCGTGCGGTGGTAACGGAGGGCTCATCGGCTGCTGCCCGGTGGTTCCAGAGCTCGCGGAAGCCGGATCCTGCATCATAGATGCATCGCTTTCTTCTTTAATTTCTATCTTTATTGTCGTCGACTTATCCGTGGAGCTGTCGTCGTTTCCGCTTGCGGTATTGCTGCTTCCATTGCCGTCTTCCTTCGTTCGGGAGGCTTCGGCGCCGGATGAGGTCACCGTCGCGGATGAGGAAGTAGCCGATTGCAGATCAGCGGAAGTTGAAGACATTGAGACTGTTTTCGATGCACCACCGTTGCCACCTTCCCCATCCTTGCCGGTTCCTTCCGATACACTCGTGCTGGTCGCTGACGTATCGGTGGAGGTAGCCGCGCCCGAAGCATTACTGGATGGATTGCAATTGCTAGTTGAATTGCTACCAGAAAAGCTCGGGACATTGCTGGACGATTTTTTACCGCTGCTAGAAGATTTGCCTGCGCTGCTAACCTCCTCATCTTGTTCCATCTCCGTATCTTTATCATCTAAAAGGTGAGAGGACAAGACACAGAGCAACAATTATAGAATGTGGTGAAATGGAGAAGTGCTGAGATTGgcaagaaaatgaaagaataaaAACGCACTCTTACCCTCTTCTCGCTCGTCTTCACTGAGCTGCTGACGAGGAGCGAAAAATAGATCCGGCACAAACTGCCGCAGGATGTGCTTTATCCGGGCCTTCTCCTGCTTTTGGATGCCCGTCTGCCGTTTCACGTGGTGTATCAGCAGGTTTGCAGCATCTTCCAGTATTGTCTTGTCTTTGTATGGTATGGTCATGTGAGGCCCACTGGCCTGCGGGACGGCCGCTGCATCGTCGTTTTGCTCATGGCGCTACGTGGAGAGGATTGATAAGTGTATAACAAAATTAGCTTCCATTCAAATTGTTCACAGAAAGTTCATTTTATGCACTATATGTCACCCGCCGTTTctacacatacaaatacacacgaacacaaacttaaagacacacacacacgcgcgcgcaaaagaCTAATTAGTACCGAACGAAATTCAACTGTAAATCTACATTTCTAAGTGTGTGTACTTTTCAACGTCATAAACGACAAAGATGACATGAATCAAACCATTATATTAAACTGGGGACGATCGTGTTTACCTTCATGTAACTCACCTCATCAAAAAGTGTCTCAATTTCATTGAACAAACTTTTCGATCGGAGGGCTTTAATGTCGGTCTGCTTGAAGTTGATACCCTGGTGGTCCAAGGATTTCAGGTAGTACTTTTCGTTTTGCTCTCGCCATTGCTTGTTGAAACTCTGCGGAAGGGAAGGACCATGAAACAAATGTAAATATTCAATCATAGTAGTTACGGGGTTTCCTTTTAGTGTCTCTTCTTACCTTCTGTGCTTCTCGCCATTCTTCCTCCTTGGCTTTCATGCGTCGCAACACAACCGGTACGGCCACCGATGGGTTCTTCTTCAGCCCCTGTATGATATCCGCCGCCTTATCGCCATAGATGCGCCTCAGAGCGCGCTGGTGTATCGTGGTTGACGTTCCGCCCAGACAGTCGTCCAATCGGAACCGGCTCACTTCGTCCTGCGACATGCGCGTCAGCTTCTTCTGCACGCCTTCCAGCACGCGAATGGTGGCACTGTTCGTCTCGATGACCACATCCAGCTCGAAGCGCTCATCCTCACACCGGTAAATGAACTCCTCGTACTGCGTCTTGCGCGACGTCACGAACGTGGAGTCTTCGGCCCAGGTCGGGAAGGACACCCACGTGTCGTTTAGCACGTCCCGGCAGAGGTTCGTTCGGCCGGAGCACTTCACACCTTCGTGAGATTTGGGCAGCGCGCAGTAGCTCGCACCCAGCCGCTTGCACGTCGACAAATCGACATCCGCGGCCAGCTCGCTCTGCGTGCGATCGCGATCCTGGCGGGCGGCGGCCGCAGCCGCTGCCGTGAGCGGTATGCAATCGTTCGCCGCCCCACCACCGACCCCGGTGGACGGGCCGAGGAAGTCCTGGAACCACTTTAGCAGATCGGGAAACCGGTTCAGGAACGGCGAAACCAGCGTCTGTAGCTCCATCTTCGACACGATCTCCTGGTTGTAGAGCGTCAGGCAGCGCAGGAAGTCTTCGTACACGTCCGGACTGCGCAGCGCTTTGCGGACCTTGTCGAAGAACGCGTAATCGTTCAGCGTGCCGTACTTGGACGCTTCTGCTAGCGACACGTCCCTGCAGATGGGCTTGTGCCGCTTGATCGGCGGCGGGCCGCTGCCGTCGCCACGATCGCGCGACGAGCTCATGTTGTTACCGTGGCCAGCCGGGCCGCCCGGACCCACCAGCCCGATCTGGCCCGCTGCGTACGAAGGCGATCGTTTGATCGCGTTCATACCGCCGCCGCTACCACCTCCTCCAACATTCGCCGACACCAGATTTGCCATCACGCTCGGCACTACGTTGGGGCCGGCTCCGGGTGGCAGTACGCTTCCGCCTACCATGGCACCAGTGGCATTCATCGTGGCGATCGATGCACCATGAATGTACTTCGCATTCATTCCACCTCCGCCGACACCGCCCACCCCACCACTGCCGGGTCCACTGCCAACGCCGCCCATGTGGTTGCGATCCTTTTCCAGCATGACCGCGGCGGTACCGACAATGTTACCGCCGGCCGTCCGAATGGCACCACTGCTCACGGAGATGGTGCTGCCCGGCGGCATACCTCCACCGACTCCCGACCCATGGATGCTGATGCCATCGGTGCCCATCGTCGAAAAGTCGCGCTCTTGCTGCAGACGACCCATGTTGGCCGGCTGCATACTGTTGTACACCTTCAAGTTGCCTATTCCTGCACCACTTCCCACGCCTGCCAAGTTGGAATTTCCCAGCTTtttgccaccgccgccaccaccgtgcACCGCTGGCCCGGAAGCACCGCTCCCTAGACCGACGATACCTGCCGTGCCGGCTGGCACTcccaactgctgctgctgcggctgctgctgttgttgctgctgctgttgctgttgctgctgctgttgctgctgctgttgatgctggtgGTCGTGCATCGAGGCGTTCACCACCAAATTATGCGAATTGTTCTTGCCCGAGGccagatggtgctgctgcatggCCGCCTGGTTGTGGTGGCTGGTCGCGTCGGGCAGGAATTGCCCAAACTCTCGCAGCAGGTCCTCCTGATTGTCGAACAGCTGCGCCACCTGGGTGTACACCTCCGCCTCGGTCAGCTGCTTCGCGCTCGTCATGCAACCGCTCTGGGCTCCCTCCTTGTACGTTTTCTGCTCCTTCTGGTAGGTGTGCAGAATCTCGAGGAAGCGTTTGTACTTTTCTGGCTGCGTGTGGAATcggtttttgattttgttcaCGTACGTAATGGCATGATTGAACTCGACCGGCTGGTTAGCGGTGGCCGTGGGCGTCGGCACCACCGTCGTCGTGACGGTCGCCGTCTGCGCCTCCGGCGGCGGCTGCACCTGCTGCATCGTCgtctgctggtggtgctgcacctgtgtCGGTGCGGTCACCATGCCCGTCGGCACCATCCCTGCCCCGACAGCTCCCgttccctgctgctgctgctgctgttgcgagaTAATCTGCTGCGTTAATATCCGATGTATGTTGGACGGCGTTGCCTGGCCCGTCACAACCGTTGCACCGGCTGATCCTCCGCCGGTCGTAGCGTCTACCGCCGACACCACTGTAGTGGACGACGCCGTAGAGGCGGTAACGCCCGTCGGCAGGCTGGCATTGCTGGCGACCGAACCGGTGGATATCGTCCGTTCGCGGTGATGGTCACTGCGCGAGGAGAAATTCTGCGCCACCTGCGGCCCGGATGCTCCCCCGGTCGTTGTCGTGGTGGCCGTTAAGGTTTGCGCGTTCTGTGCCGTCGCCGGGCTAGCGTTACCTCCCGCCGTGCCACCCGTCGGCTGCTGCAACGGTGTGCCGCCGTGAATGGGGACGCTAGCGCCTGGCGCTGCGGTGGCCGCATGCCCACCGCCGTAGGCCATGAGATTTACGGCTCCGGTCGTGCCGGAAGCGTTCCCGACCGAGCTCGCTGTTACAACGGTCGTTCCGCCCGCCCCACTTCCGGGCCCACCGGTCGCTATCTGACCGCCGCCCTGAAAGATCGTGTTGTACTTGTGCGGTGAGGGTTGCGGCGCTACGGACGCACCGGACGATGCCGTCGGCGGCACCGACACGGACACCTGGAACAGGTAGCAGCCTTGGTCGTTCGCCTGTACCTCGATCTTGTATCCCGGCGGCAGGAACGTGTTGAACCCAACGATCAGCTCCGGATGGCCCCGGAACAGGTTGGACACTCGCTGGATGACGCCGGGCGTGTCGATACTTTGCGATTTGAACTCTTTCATGATGTCGAGGAAATCATTGTACACCTGGGGCTGATTGCCAAAGCGGAACTTCACCTGGTCGAGATAGCTGAGCGCGTCCTCCACCTTCAACCGCTGCAGCTGGGCCTGCCCCTGGGGCGGGGGAGGTGGCGGGCCCTGTGCCGCACCACCGCCTCCTCCTGGCAGGACGCCTGGCGACATGCTGGTCGTTATAACTTGCTGTCCTCCTCCTGCGGTTACACCGCCGCTGCTTACTACGGAACTGTTACTGTTTGCCGTGCCCGCGTTCGTCGCGACGGCCGTGGCATTAACCACGGTGCTTTTGTGGGTTGGGCCGCGCACTTGATTTGACGCGTTCACCACGtggatttgctgctgctgtggattCGTTGTTTGCTGGGTTTTTACCAAATTGCTTCCAAGCGTGGTGTTATAAGCTGTAAATAGAAACGGTTACCCGAATGTTAGTTCGATCAGATGCAACACTAGGCGGCACTGCAGCCTATTGTACTACTAGAGACACTTACTGGTTGTGTACTGGACACTGGTGGCCTGCTGTGGTGCGACCAGCTGGGTcccttgctgttgctgctgctgctgggtgctAAGATTAGTCACGGAATTGACTGAATCGGGCGGCGTGGCCGTCTTTATGACATTCGGCGGAATCTGGTACTGTATGGTCGTGCCAGTGCTGCTGGCCACATTGTGCGGTTGCGTTGTCGTGATAATGCGCTGCTGTCCCGTCGGAGGCTGAACCCGCGGTTGCCCGAATTGTATCTCTTCCGTTCTCCCGCGCTTCATCGTGGGTTCATTTTCTGTTCGTTTAACTCTTCTTCTCTGCTTCTCTACTGCGAGTATGGGGCTTCTTCCTCTACTAGCTTTACACTGTGCGCTACAACACACGCTAAAACCCCAGAAGCACTACACTAAATGCCTTTTATGCAGCCCCCCGCAGAGTAGGCTGTGTTCACTCGCGCAATGTACTACTACTGCAGATAGATGAgcgttcgtttttgtttttcatttcttcctTCACAAACATGCATCACCGCctttccgcacacaaacacacacacacacacacacacaaccgattTGTTTGCCACACTCACTCAAATGCTCTACGCCACCGCTTCAATGTTCTTGTTTCTATTACACCTTTGTCAATCCGTATATTGTTCAAAGAATTCTGCAATCCTCTCCGACACTTTGGCCGCTTTATGCTCATTTGCACAAGATAAATTTACCATAGAAAATGGTTTGCACGCCGATAAAGGGTCACCCAACGCCAATGAACGCTGCAAttggaaaaaggaaacgaaaaaagaaagatataTTAGCAATTCTGCGACTTTAAACTGAAGTTCTTTTATCAAAAGGATAAATAATATACACAACATTGCGAATTTTTGTCTTAGTAAGGACGCTACCCTATTTTCGAGCAACAACATATCGGGcagaaaaataatgtttctttgtttctttcccATTCTCTCGGCGAAACTCGGCGCGACCGAggcttgatgatgatggtgatatCGGGGAGATACTgttactctctttctctatttgtTTGTCGATTTCGCTCTATTTCTCTTGATCAACAAAGGAGAACCAAAACGTTGCCACACTTCTCGTTTTATCACGGCACATTAGAAGAAGAGGAGTTCCCCCTATCATTATTAGCTTCAACAACACGAAACAAGAGCGCTTTCGGCACACGAAACAAGAGTGAAACATCTGTTTGAACGGAAAATATTTGGATCGATTAACTAACACGCTCCTCCGCCTCTGTTCTGCCTTCAATCTTCTGCCGGGAGcttttctctttctcacaACACGCAACACAACATTTTGCATCGGAGAAGACTCCCGGGGACGAAGATGGACCGGACCTGCGCACTGTAATCGCCGTCACATTCGGCGGAGTACGTTTCGGCGGAGCTACGATGTTATCCTTTTTCGCTTCCGGGCGTCCTAAAGAGAATAAAACATTGCTTGTGGAGGTCATTTTATGACAATGACAGTGGCAAATCGTAGTTGCACAATTACTCATAATGCGAGTAATAGCCTCCCGAACGTTTCAGTGACCTTTGTAGGAAAGTGCTGAAAAACTGGTTCAGTATCTctatgtgttttctttccctaAACAAGACGGATACACGGCAATTATGCGTTTACACATGAAACCCGCGCTGAAAAGAGCTTCACGCAAATTGGAACCTCTCTCCCGGCTTGGCTTTCCCGAaaacccagcagcagcaactaaAATGACCTCTCGTGCTCACTCTTTCTTGCTGCTCTctaacaaacacaaacccaTTGAACCGGTATTTCCTGCGTTAGTGTGTGCagccagcagcacacacatccTGCACCAACCAGTGCATTTCCGTCGAACGGCCGCCCGCGATTTGATGCGCGTTTATTGGGCGGACACAAcatccgccaccaccaccaccaccatgacCCCCAGCCACCGCCTCCCCGCCCTAGTGGGAACCTGTGCCTTTCCAACTGGATTGGGGATGGTGAATGTGTCGCGCATATCGTGCTGTGGTGAGAGTGTGTCTCGCTGGTTGGCGGTGCATTACTAACATTTAACCtcggagagaaagagacaccCATGTGTGCATGTGAATGTGCATTTTAGCGGTTCACAGCGCGCGTCACCCTGTTGTGCTCTTGGCCGAGGGGCAGATTTTCGTCCGTGCGCCGATACACTATTCGTATTGAACTATGGAGCGCTCCTTGCAGTTTTGCTTGCTTCCCTCCGGGTTACGAtgagatacacacacacaacaaatatTACACAACCGTTCAATTCTCTTTTTAACACAAACGCTGCGCTTTCA
Proteins encoded:
- the LOC120957993 gene encoding paired amphipathic helix protein Sin3a isoform X4; the protein is MKRGRTEEIQFGQPRVQPPTGQQRIITTTQPHNVASSTGTTIQYQIPPNVIKTATPPDSVNSVTNLSTQQQQQQQGTQLVAPQQATSVQYTTTYNTTLGSNLVKTQQTTNPQQQQIHVVNASNQVRGPTHKSTVVNATAVATNAGTANSNSSVVSSGGVTAGGGQQVITTSMSPGVLPGGGGGAAQGPPPPPPQGQAQLQRLKVEDALSYLDQVKFRFGNQPQVYNDFLDIMKEFKSQSIDTPGVIQRVSNLFRGHPELIVGFNTFLPPGYKIEVQANDQGCYLFQVSVSVPPTASSGASVAPQPSPHKYNTIFQGGGQIATGGPGSGAGGTTVVTASSVGNASGTTGAVNLMAYGGGHAATAAPGASVPIHGGTPLQQPTGGTAGGNASPATAQNAQTLTATTTTTGGASGPQVAQNFSSRSDHHRERTISTGSVASNASLPTGVTASTASSTTVVSAVDATTGGGSAGATVVTGQATPSNIHRILTQQIISQQQQQQQGTGAVGAGMVPTGMVTAPTQVQHHQQTTMQQVQPPPEAQTATVTTTVVPTPTATANQPVEFNHAITYVNKIKNRFHTQPEKYKRFLEILHTYQKEQKTYKEGAQSGCMTSAKQLTEAEVYTQVAQLFDNQEDLLREFGQFLPDATSHHNQAAMQQHHLASGKNNSHNLVVNASMHDHQHQQQQQQQQQQQQQQQQQQQPQQQQLGVPAGTAGIVGLGSGASGPAVHGGGGGGKKLGNSNLAGVGSGAGIGNLKVYNSMQPANMGRLQQERDFSTMGTDGISIHGSGVGGGMPPGSTISVSSGAIRTAGGNIVGTAAVMLEKDRNHMGGVGSGPGSGGVGGVGGGGMNAKYIHGASIATMNATGAMVGGSVLPPGAGPNVVPSVMANLVSANVGGGGSGGGMNAIKRSPSYAAGQIGLVGPGGPAGHGNNMSSSRDRGDGSGPPPIKRHKPICRDVSLAEASKYGTLNDYAFFDKVRKALRSPDVYEDFLRCLTLYNQEIVSKMELQTLVSPFLNRFPDLLKWFQDFLGPSTGVGGGAANDCIPLTAAAAAAARQDRDRTQSELAADVDLSTCKRLGASYCALPKSHEGVKCSGRTNLCRDVLNDTWVSFPTWAEDSTFVTSRKTQYEEFIYRCEDERFELDVVIETNSATIRVLEGVQKKLTRMSQDEVSRFRLDDCLGGTSTTIHQRALRRIYGDKAADIIQGLKKNPSVAVPVVLRRMKAKEEEWREAQKSFNKQWREQNEKYYLKSLDHQGINFKQTDIKALRSKSLFNEIETLFDEVSYMKRHEQNDDAAAVPQASGPHMTIPYKDKTILEDAANLLIHHVKRQTGIQKQEKARIKHILRQFVPDLFFAPRQQLSEDEREEGKNDKDTEMEQDEEVSSAGKSSSSGKKSSSNVPSFSGSNSTSNCNPSSNASGAATSTDTSATSTSVSEGTGKDGEGGNGGASKTVSMSSTSADLQSATSSSATVTSSGAEASRTKEDGNGSSNTASGNDDSSTDKSTTIKIEIKEESDASMMQDPASASSGTTGQQPMSPPLPPHAVSKHIEEAYTLFFTNNSWYLFLRLHAILCERLRSIYERAQIIAAEERAYESTRNNSTATALRLKPKSEIRIEEYYNIFLDMLKNLLDGNMESSSYEDTLREMFGIHAYIAFTLDRVVQNAVRQLQHCVTERGALECVELFQAEQRRGGAGGLCRTANRRIAAELAYQRKAEAALQDENCFKIYIYKIDCRVTIELLDTESDDTANNFASTQAYGSYVNRLSNPAATGTGSDSGGGGGGGGGGGSGGGGGGVGSGGGSVAAANAAASGSSVAGGASGAGGVGSSGGGSGVAETGASVNSSSGSSSGGNNNHNSTPAGTTNSSSSSNNSAAGGGSTGNAEVKTETPDVELVKQNV
- the LOC120957993 gene encoding uncharacterized protein LOC120957993 isoform X1, giving the protein MKRGRTEEIQFGQPRVQPPTGQQRIITTTQPHNVASSTGTTIQYQIPPNVIKTATPPDSVNSVTNLSTQQQQQQQGTQLVAPQQATSVQYTTTYNTTLGSNLVKTQQTTNPQQQQIHVVNASNQVRGPTHKSTVVNATAVATNAGTANSNSSVVSSGGVTAGGGQQVITTSMSPGVLPGGGGGAAQGPPPPPPQGQAQLQRLKVEDALSYLDQVKFRFGNQPQVYNDFLDIMKEFKSQSIDTPGVIQRVSNLFRGHPELIVGFNTFLPPGYKIEVQANDQGCYLFQVSVSVPPTASSGASVAPQPSPHKYNTIFQGGGQIATGGPGSGAGGTTVVTASSVGNASGTTGAVNLMAYGGGHAATAAPGASVPIHGGTPLQQPTGGTAGGNASPATAQNAQTLTATTTTTGGASGPQVAQNFSSRSDHHRERTISTGSVASNASLPTGVTASTASSTTVVSAVDATTGGGSAGATVVTGQATPSNIHRILTQQIISQQQQQQQGTGAVGAGMVPTGMVTAPTQVQHHQQTTMQQVQPPPEAQTATVTTTVVPTPTATANQPVEFNHAITYVNKIKNRFHTQPEKYKRFLEILHTYQKEQKTYKEGAQSGCMTSAKQLTEAEVYTQVAQLFDNQEDLLREFGQFLPDATSHHNQAAMQQHHLASGKNNSHNLVVNASMHDHQHQQQQQQQQQQQQQQQQQQQPQQQQLGVPAGTAGIVGLGSGASGPAVHGGGGGGKKLGNSNLAGVGSGAGIGNLKVYNSMQPANMGRLQQERDFSTMGTDGISIHGSGVGGGMPPGSTISVSSGAIRTAGGNIVGTAAVMLEKDRNHMGGVGSGPGSGGVGGVGGGGMNAKYIHGASIATMNATGAMVGGSVLPPGAGPNVVPSVMANLVSANVGGGGSGGGMNAIKRSPSYAAGQIGLVGPGGPAGHGNNMSSSRDRGDGSGPPPIKRHKPICRDVSLAEASKYGTLNDYAFFDKVRKALRSPDVYEDFLRCLTLYNQEIVSKMELQTLVSPFLNRFPDLLKWFQDFLGPSTGVGGGAANDCIPLTAAAAAAARQDRDRTQSELAADVDLSTCKRLGASYCALPKSHEGVKCSGRTNLCRDVLNDTWVSFPTWAEDSTFVTSRKTQYEEFIYRCEDERFELDVVIETNSATIRVLEGVQKKLTRMSQDEVSRFRLDDCLGGTSTTIHQRALRRIYGDKAADIIQGLKKNPSVAVPVVLRRMKAKEEEWREAQKSFNKQWREQNEKYYLKSLDHQGINFKQTDIKALRSKSLFNEIETLFDEVSYMKRHEQNDDAAAVPQASGPHMTIPYKDKTILEDAANLLIHHVKRQTGIQKQEKARIKHILRQFVPDLFFAPRQQLSEDEREEGKNDKDTEMEQDEEVSSAGKSSSSGKKSSSNVPSFSGSNSTSNCNPSSNASGAATSTDTSATSTSVSEGTGKDGEGGNGGASKTVSMSSTSADLQSATSSSATVTSSGAEASRTKEDGNGSSNTASGNDDSSTDKSTTIKIEIKEESDASMMQDPASASSGTTGQQPMSPPLPPHAVSKHIEEAYTLFFTNNSWYLFLRLHAILCERLRSIYERAQIIAAEERAYESTRNNSTATALRLKPKSEIRIEEYYNIFLDMLKNLLDGNMESSSYEDTLREMFGIHAYIAFTLDRVVQNAVRQLQHCVTERGALECVELFQAEQRRGGAGGLCRTANRRIAAELAYQRKAEAALQDENCFKIYIYKIDCRVTIELLDTESDDTANNFASTQAYGSYVNRLSNPAATGTGSDSGGGGGGGGGGGSGGGGGGVGSGGGSVAAANAAASGSSVAGGASGAGGVGSSGGGSGVAETGASVNSSSGSSSGGNNNHNSTPAGTTNSSSSSNNSAAGGGSTGNAEVKTETPDVELKPQQLVGSTRMPVFLSRNARHSRKHTVGKISVNIEGNPATLKELQAGDAGEENPPNSSKIAKASDANSSSSSFSSSSTSNGSKQQQSHSNVGGAEGEKQRALNESTSEATGATGGKVKSSQQEESGTTTGKGETNPSSSPATAAASATRDSCGNGGKAASSGNNNNLNNVNNNNSICSSTNKQLDNPLWFGGSGVKKAPPPERLPCMNGADRNLLYIDDSEQMKVNRTFKTNQVQKKNFTMYRPGALTRARKSHCRVTTRMNQRFKKVVDTWLDQHVTASQRAMCVDWLLGKRQDLMKNTTSVIVQDNGLSRTPYAPYNRYKVDQIEMMME
- the LOC120957993 gene encoding uncharacterized protein LOC120957993 isoform X3, coding for MKRGRTEEIQFGQPRVQPPTGQQRIITTTQPHNVASSTGTTIQYQIPPNVIKTATPPDSVNSVTNLSTQQQQQQQGTQLVAPQQATSVQYTTTYNTTLGSNLVKTQQTTNPQQQQIHVVNASNQVRGPTHKSTVVNATAVATNAGTANSNSSVVSSGGVTAGGGQQVITTSMSPGVLPGGGGGAAQGPPPPPPQGQAQLQRLKVEDALSYLDQVKFRFGNQPQVYNDFLDIMKEFKSQSIDTPGVIQRVSNLFRGHPELIVGFNTFLPPGYKIEVQANDQGCYLFQVSVSVPPTASSGASVAPQPSPHKYNTIFQGGGQIATGGPGSGAGGTTVVTASSVGNASGTTGAVNLMAYGGGHAATAAPGASVPIHGGTPLQQPTGGTAGGNASPATAQNAQTLTATTTTTGGASGPQVAQNFSSRSDHHRERTISTGSVASNASLPTGVTASTASSTTVVSAVDATTGGGSAGATVVTGQATPSNIHRILTQQIISQQQQQQQGTGAVGAGMVPTGMVTAPTQVQHHQQTTMQQVQPPPEAQTATVTTTVVPTPTATANQPVEFNHAITYVNKIKNRFHTQPEKYKRFLEILHTYQKEQKTYKEGAQSGCMTSAKQLTEAEVYTQVAQLFDNQEDLLREFGQFLPDATSHHNQAAMQQHHLASGKNNSHNLVVNASMHDHQHQQQQQQQQQQQQQQQQQQQPQQQQLGVPAGTAGIVGLGSGASGPAVHGGGGGGKKLGNSNLAGVGSGAGIGNLKVYNSMQPANMGRLQQERDFSTMGTDGISIHGSGVGGGMPPGSTISVSSGAIRTAGGNIVGTAAVMLEKDRNHMGGVGSGPGSGGVGGVGGGGMNAKYIHGASIATMNATGAMVGGSVLPPGAGPNVVPSVMANLVSANVGGGGSGGGMNAIKRSPSYAAGQIGLVGPGGPAGHGNNMSSSRDRGDGSGPPPIKRHKPICRDVSLAEASKYGTLNDYAFFDKVRKALRSPDVYEDFLRCLTLYNQEIVSKMELQTLVSPFLNRFPDLLKWFQDFLGPSTGVGGGAANDCIPLTAAAAAAARQDRDRTQSELAADVDLSTCKRLGASYCALPKSHEGVKCSGRTNLCRDVLNDTWVSFPTWAEDSTFVTSRKTQYEEFIYRCEDERFELDVVIETNSATIRVLEGVQKKLTRMSQDEVSRFRLDDCLGGTSTTIHQRALRRIYGDKAADIIQGLKKNPSVAVPVVLRRMKAKEEEWREAQKSFNKQWREQNEKYYLKSLDHQGINFKQTDIKALRSKSLFNEIETLFDERHEQNDDAAAVPQASGPHMTIPYKDKTILEDAANLLIHHVKRQTGIQKQEKARIKHILRQFVPDLFFAPRQQLSEDEREEGKNDKDTEMEQDEEVSSAGKSSSSGKKSSSNVPSFSGSNSTSNCNPSSNASGAATSTDTSATSTSVSEGTGKDGEGGNGGASKTVSMSSTSADLQSATSSSATVTSSGAEASRTKEDGNGSSNTASGNDDSSTDKSTTIKIEIKEESDASMMQDPASASSGTTGQQPMSPPLPPHAVSKHIEEAYTLFFTNNSWYLFLRLHAILCERLRSIYERAQIIAAEERAYESTRNNSTATALRLKPKSEIRIEEYYNIFLDMLKNLLDGNMESSSYEDTLREMFGIHAYIAFTLDRVVQNAVRQLQHCVTERGALECVELFQAEQRRGGAGGLCRTANRRIAAELAYQRKAEAALQDENCFKIYIYKIDCRVTIELLDTESDDTANNFASTQAYGSYVNRLSNPAATGTGSDSGGGGGGGGGGGSGGGGGGVGSGGGSVAAANAAASGSSVAGGASGAGGVGSSGGGSGVAETGASVNSSSGSSSGGNNNHNSTPAGTTNSSSSSNNSAAGGGSTGNAEVKTETPDVELKPQQLVGSTRMPVFLSRNARHSRKHTVGKISVNIEGNPATLKELQAGDAGEENPPNSSKIAKASDANSSSSSFSSSSTSNGSKQQQSHSNVGGAEGEKQRALNESTSEATGATGGKVKSSQQEESGTTTGKGETNPSSSPATAAASATRDSCGNGGKAASSGNNNNLNNVNNNNSICSSTNKQLDNPLWFGGSGVKKAPPPERLPCMNGADRNLLYIDDSEQMKVNRTFKTNQVQKKNFTMYRPGALTRARKSHCRVTTRMNQRFKKVVDTWLDQHVTASQRAMCVDWLLGKRQDLMKNTTSVIVQDNGLSRTPYAPYNRYKVDQIEMMME